The following proteins come from a genomic window of Maylandia zebra isolate NMK-2024a linkage group LG22, Mzebra_GT3a, whole genome shotgun sequence:
- the tbxta gene encoding T-box transcription factor T-A: MTSSNPDQRLEHLLSAVESEFQKGSEKGDASERDIKLTLEDADLWNKFKELTNEMIVTKTGRRMFPVLRASVTGLDPNAMYSVLLDFVAADNNRWKYVNGEWVPGGKPEPQSPSCVYIHPDSPNFGAHWMKAPVSFSKVKLSNKLNGGGQIMLNSLHKYEPRIHIVKVGGIQKMISSQSFPETQFIAVTAYQNEEITALKIKHNPFAKAFLDAKERSDHKEVSDHSTDSQQSGYSQLGGWFIPGQSPICPSSSPPQFSSTTGHSSGSYCERYSSLRSHRAAPYPSHYPHRTTSTNNYMDNTSGTLPTHDSWSALQIPNSTGMGTLSHTTNSTSNSSQYPSLWSVAGTTLTPSGSASGSIPGGLTSQFLRGSSYTGLTSSLPVSSPSPMYDPSLGEVGVGEAQFESSIARLTASWTPVAQTY; the protein is encoded by the exons ATGACTTCTTCCAACCCTGACCAGCGTCTGGAACATCTCCTCAGCGCCGTGGAGAGCGAGTTCCAGAAGGGCAGCGAGAAGGGAGACGCGTCCGAGAGGGATATTAAACTGACGCTGGAGGACGCAGACTTATGGAACAAGTTTAAAGAATTGACCAACGAGATGATTGTCACCAAGACGGGAAG gagAATGTTTCCGGTTCTGAGGGCCAGCGTAACAGGTCTGGACCCAAACGCCATGTACTCGGTACTGCTGGATTTCGTCGCCGCAGACAATAACCGCTGGAAGTACGTGAACGGGGAGTGGGTTCCCGGAGGCAAACCGGAACCCCAGAGCCCGAGCTGCGTCTACATCCATCCGGATTCCCCAAACTTCGGAGCGCACTGGATGAAAGCGCCGGTGTCCTTCAGCAAAGTCAAACTCTCCAATAAACTTAACGGCGGCGGTCAG ATCATGCTGAATTCTCTGCACAAATATGAGCCGAGGATACACATCGTGAAGGTGGGAGGCATCCAGAAGATGATCAGCAGCCAGTCCTTCCCAGAAACACAGTTCATTGCAGTCACTGCTTATCAAAATGAGGAG ATCACAGCTCTGAAGATAAAGCACAATCCCTTTGCTAAAGCCTTCCTGGATGCCAAGGAGAG GAGTGACCATAAAGAAGTGTCCGATCATAGCACGGACAGTCAACAGTCTGGATATTCTCAAC TTGGAGGTTGGTTCATTCCAGGCCAGAGTCCCATCTGCCCCAGCAGTAGCCCCCCTCAGTTCAGCAGCACAACAGGCCACTCTTCTGGATCCTACTGCGAGCGCTACTCCAGCCTGAGGAGCCACAGAGCGGCCCCGTACCCCAGCCACTACCCCCACCGCACCACCAGTACAA atAACTACATGGACAACACTTCAGGGACTCTGCCAACTCATGACAGCTGGTCTGCTCTTCAGATCCCCAACTCCACAGGCATGGGCACTCTGTCCCACACCACCAACTCCACATCCAATTCTAG TCAGTACCCTAGCCTCTGGTCAGTAGCTGGCACCACGCTCACCCCTTCAGGTTCGGCTTCGGGCTCCATACCTGGAGGTCTGACCTCCCAGTTCCTTAGGGGCTCTTCATACACAGGCCTGACCTCCTCGCTGCCTGTCTCCTCACCTTCCCCAATGTACGACCCCAGCCTGGGTGAGGTTGGGGTCGGGGAAGCCCAGTTTGAGAGTTCCATTGCCAGGCTGACTGCTAGCTGGACGCCTGTAGCTCAGACCTACTGA